A stretch of the Coleofasciculus sp. FACHB-1120 genome encodes the following:
- a CDS encoding CHAT domain-containing protein, with protein MVSFCAIAEALTSLLMTEFYQNLQENPDRATARQSAMLTILKICPNP; from the coding sequence TTGGTGTCATTCTGTGCGATCGCAGAAGCTCTCACTTCTTTACTGATGACGGAGTTTTATCAAAATCTCCAGGAAAATCCAGACAGAGCCACTGCGCGGCAAAGTGCCATGCTAACAATCCTGAAAATATGCCCGAACCCTTAG
- a CDS encoding CHAT domain-containing protein, protein MLPALEPGGIEWAIAQAQIVPDKDPTNSTNTIVNPNGNSFDITGGQTSSNGANLFHSFSEFGLNANQVANFLSNQNIKNILGRVTGGNPSIINGLLQVTNGNSNLFLINPSGIVLGANASLNVNGSFTATTATGIGFGNNWFNASGSNNYADLGGEPNAFAFTNAQPGAIINAGQLSVGAGKDIAFLGGTVVNTGTVTAPGGKITLTAVPGEKIVRLSQAGNLLSLEIKPITAADSQPENWTLPVASIPELLTGGGAGSATGLTVNSNGQVVLTGSGVSIPTDPGTAIASGSLNVSGQTGGTAQVLGNKVGLVSANVNASGTNDGGTVLIGGDFQGQGTIPNASHTYISSDSTINADSLLNGDGGHVIVWADKVTGFYGKIGASGGINQGNGGFVEVSGKENLAFKGEVNVGAPNGVDGTLLLDPKNIKIVATGGADDAQLNADNPSGDLAGQIFSADGGDEVDFTISKSVLENQTGNVLLQATNDITIDNGLSLEFSSGGSITFTADADNIGAGSFSMDKTQSITTSGGALTITGASVTVGNIKTSVNGNTGGAGSVTLTASQGNINTGTIATDAKGKINAGEVNLTAQKGNITTGGITTTAVGQGNSGNVKLSAQGSISYGDIDATHPGNPGNGNQGTSGTITLTAGTGAATPKTYTGSTKAGKVGVDVTPTPDPTPTPTPNPNPDPTPTPSPGPLPDPTPAPTPNPNPTPSPGDDTGTGGSGGNNGGSDLGTGDSGGNTGGSDLGTGGSGNTGGNTGGSGNTGGSGNAGGNTGGSGNAGGSGNAGGNTGGSGGNTGKTTGSSGSTGGTGTGKTTGSSGSTGKNTSSGSSSSDQASQGDDGTSQGDNLSGSGNAPTSTSSGKENSSSQNVNAESSSQTDAGDSVAVLEASFTREFEEYLGQPVDSRTTTLVQARSILQKIEKATGVKPALIYITFVPQTIALDPSLLDTTAFNGTKSLQPFNQPENLQQSSSLAKVNRQELNNSDQLEVLVVTSEGVPIRKRVPGTTRSQVIKVADQFRAEVISPRRQKAYLAPAQKLYKWLIAPIEADLQERDIQNMVFLADSGLRSIPIAALHDGQKFLVEKYSAGLMPSLSLTDTLFKDIKNSQVLAMGAEKFPEQSALPSVPLELSMITPQLWKGKAFLNDAFTLKNLKSQRYSQPFGIVHLATHAEFELGPPSQSYIQLWDTKLRLNQLKQMGWNDPPVELLVLSACRTALGNEQAEMGFAGLAVQAGVKSAMGSLWYVSDEGTLGLMTSFYTQLKKAPIKAEALRQAQISMINGEVSIMGNKMHTSSEDISLPPELAGLGNKKLSHPYYWAAFTMIGNPW, encoded by the coding sequence ATGTTGCCTGCGCTCGAGCCAGGGGGCATCGAGTGGGCGATCGCGCAGGCACAAATTGTGCCAGATAAAGACCCCACCAACAGCACGAACACCATTGTCAATCCCAATGGCAACAGTTTCGACATTACTGGGGGACAAACCTCCAGTAATGGGGCAAACCTTTTTCACAGTTTCTCCGAGTTTGGTCTCAACGCCAACCAAGTTGCGAATTTTCTGTCAAACCAAAATATTAAAAATATATTGGGTCGCGTCACTGGCGGAAACCCCTCTATAATTAATGGTCTACTCCAAGTTACGAATGGCAATTCCAATCTGTTTCTAATTAACCCATCTGGGATTGTATTGGGTGCCAACGCCAGCTTAAACGTAAACGGAAGCTTCACCGCCACCACTGCCACAGGAATTGGTTTTGGTAATAACTGGTTTAATGCATCTGGTAGTAATAATTATGCTGACTTAGGGGGAGAACCCAACGCCTTTGCCTTCACCAACGCTCAACCCGGTGCCATTATCAACGCAGGTCAGCTAAGTGTAGGTGCAGGAAAGGATATTGCTTTTTTGGGTGGCACCGTAGTAAATACCGGAACCGTGACCGCTCCTGGGGGTAAGATCACCTTAACAGCCGTACCTGGTGAGAAGATAGTACGCCTGAGTCAAGCAGGGAATCTGCTGAGCTTAGAAATTAAACCCATAACAGCAGCCGATAGCCAGCCGGAAAATTGGACATTGCCAGTTGCTTCCATCCCAGAACTGTTAACGGGAGGTGGTGCAGGGAGTGCGACTGGGCTAACAGTCAACAGCAACGGTCAGGTAGTGTTAACGGGATCTGGGGTTAGTATTCCCACAGATCCCGGCACTGCGATCGCCTCCGGCAGTCTCAACGTTTCAGGTCAGACTGGTGGTACAGCGCAGGTCTTGGGCAACAAAGTCGGGCTGGTTAGTGCCAATGTTAACGCTTCAGGCACCAATGACGGTGGTACCGTCCTGATTGGTGGAGATTTTCAGGGGCAAGGCACCATCCCGAATGCCTCTCATACCTACATCAGCAGCGACTCTACGATCAATGCTGACAGTTTGCTCAACGGCGATGGTGGTCATGTCATCGTCTGGGCAGACAAAGTAACTGGCTTCTATGGCAAGATCGGTGCCAGTGGGGGCATCAATCAAGGTAATGGTGGCTTTGTCGAAGTATCGGGCAAGGAAAACCTAGCATTTAAAGGAGAGGTGAATGTAGGTGCCCCGAATGGGGTGGACGGCACCCTTCTGCTCGATCCGAAGAATATCAAAATAGTCGCTACAGGTGGTGCGGACGACGCTCAACTCAATGCCGATAATCCTTCGGGAGACTTAGCAGGGCAAATTTTCTCGGCTGATGGAGGGGATGAGGTAGACTTCACCATCTCCAAGAGCGTACTCGAAAATCAGACTGGCAACGTCCTACTACAGGCGACCAATGATATCACCATCGACAACGGTTTGTCGCTGGAGTTTTCTTCTGGTGGCTCGATTACCTTTACTGCCGACGCTGATAACATTGGTGCCGGATCTTTTTCAATGGATAAAACGCAATCCATCACAACTTCCGGGGGAGCGTTAACCATTACAGGAGCAAGTGTAACTGTTGGAAATATTAAAACTTCTGTTAATGGCAACACTGGCGGTGCTGGTAGTGTAACGTTGACTGCATCACAGGGCAACATTAACACCGGCACAATCGCAACAGATGCTAAGGGCAAAATTAATGCTGGTGAGGTAAATTTGACTGCACAAAAGGGCAACATTACTACCGGCGGCATCACAACAACGGCTGTGGGTCAAGGCAATTCGGGTAATGTAAAGTTGTCCGCTCAAGGCAGCATTTCATACGGCGATATAGATGCTACACATCCTGGCAATCCTGGCAATGGCAACCAAGGCACTTCGGGCACTATTACTTTAACAGCAGGAACAGGCGCAGCAACTCCCAAAACATACACGGGATCTACCAAAGCCGGGAAGGTAGGTGTAGATGTTACTCCCACTCCCGATCCCACCCCCACTCCTACTCCCAATCCCAATCCCGATCCCACCCCCACTCCTAGTCCTGGCCCCCTTCCCGATCCCACCCCTGCTCCTACTCCCAATCCCAATCCCACTCCTAGCCCTGGAGACGATACAGGCACTGGCGGCAGTGGCGGAAATAACGGCGGCAGTGACCTAGGCACCGGTGACAGTGGCGGAAATACTGGCGGCAGTGACCTAGGCACCGGCGGCAGTGGGAATACTGGCGGAAATACTGGCGGCAGTGGGAATACTGGCGGCAGTGGAAATGCTGGCGGAAATACTGGCGGCAGTGGAAATGCTGGCGGCAGTGGAAATGCTGGCGGAAATACTGGCGGCAGTGGCGGAAATACCGGCAAAACGACAGGCTCCTCCGGTAGCACAGGGGGTACTGGAACCGGCAAAACGACAGGCTCCTCCGGTAGCACCGGCAAAAACACAAGCTCCGGCAGCTCTAGCAGCGATCAAGCAAGCCAGGGAGATGACGGAACAAGTCAAGGAGATAACTTATCCGGCTCAGGAAACGCTCCGACTTCTACCTCTTCCGGCAAGGAAAATTCATCATCACAAAATGTGAATGCGGAATCGTCTTCCCAGACCGATGCAGGTGACTCTGTTGCAGTTCTGGAAGCATCCTTTACCCGTGAATTTGAGGAATATTTGGGCCAACCTGTTGATTCTCGGACGACAACCCTGGTGCAGGCTCGTAGTATTCTGCAAAAAATTGAGAAAGCAACTGGAGTGAAACCGGCACTTATCTATATAACTTTTGTGCCCCAGACAATTGCACTCGATCCGAGCCTACTGGATACAACGGCTTTCAACGGAACTAAGTCTCTACAGCCGTTTAATCAACCAGAAAATTTGCAGCAATCTAGTTCCCTCGCTAAGGTCAATCGGCAAGAGCTTAACAATAGCGACCAGTTGGAAGTATTGGTAGTAACTTCTGAGGGTGTACCAATTCGCAAGCGGGTTCCTGGGACAACGCGATCGCAAGTAATCAAAGTTGCCGATCAATTCCGCGCCGAAGTGATTAGCCCCCGTAGACAGAAGGCTTACCTGGCTCCAGCCCAAAAACTTTATAAGTGGCTGATTGCACCCATTGAAGCCGATTTACAAGAGCGAGACATCCAGAATATGGTCTTCCTCGCAGACAGTGGGTTGCGCTCTATCCCAATTGCCGCTCTCCACGATGGTCAAAAGTTTCTGGTGGAGAAATACAGTGCGGGGCTGATGCCCAGTCTTAGTTTGACGGATACTCTCTTCAAAGACATAAAAAATTCCCAAGTCCTGGCAATGGGAGCGGAGAAGTTTCCTGAACAAAGCGCGTTACCATCAGTGCCCCTGGAGCTGTCAATGATTACGCCCCAGCTGTGGAAAGGAAAAGCCTTCCTTAACGACGCCTTTACCCTCAAGAATCTGAAGTCCCAGCGCTACTCACAGCCTTTTGGGATTGTCCATCTAGCAACTCATGCGGAATTTGAATTAGGTCCTCCTAGCCAATCCTATATTCAGCTATGGGACACCAAGCTCCGATTGAATCAGCTCAAGCAAATGGGCTGGAACGATCCACCCGTAGAGCTATTAGTGCTAAGTGCCTGTCGCACAGCGTTAGGTAATGAACAGGCAGAGATGGGCTTTGCTGGATTGGCTGTGCAAGCAGGCGTGAAATCGGCAATGGGAAGTCTGTGGTACGTCAGCGATGAAGGGACACTGGGACTGATGACCAGCTTCTATACCCAATTGAAAAAAGCCCCCATTAAAGCGGAGGCATTGCGGCAGGCACAGATATCAATGATTAATGGAGAAGTGAGCATTATGGGAAATAAAATGCATACTTCTAGCGAAGATATATCCCTGCCTCCAGAATTAGCTGGGTTAGGGAATAAGAAACTCTCTCATCCCTATTACTGGGCAGCGTTCACCATGATCGGCAATCCTTGGTAG
- a CDS encoding alpha/beta fold hydrolase — protein sequence MQATPAASTVPIPGTYWQWRGQSIYYVRAGQPQPERPPLLLIHGFGASTDHWRKNITELSQDFEVWAIDLLGFGRSAKPEWEYGGDLWRDQVYDFITNVIRQPVVLAGNSLGGYCGLCVAAQRPSAAAGLVLLNSAGPFTNLKVPTQPNPIQKVMGEVVQSLFRQPWASFLLFQYARQRSIIRNTLQKVYLDQSAITDRLVEEIYRPSCDPGAAQVFASVFRTPQGEKVDVLLKQMRCPLLLLWGEADPWMNARDRAEQFRQYYPQLTEHFLQAGHCPHDEVPEQVNALMRSWVLSN from the coding sequence ATGCAGGCAACCCCAGCAGCCTCTACCGTCCCCATTCCCGGCACTTATTGGCAATGGCGGGGGCAATCCATCTATTATGTACGGGCAGGACAACCGCAACCCGAACGCCCGCCCCTATTATTGATTCATGGCTTTGGTGCCTCTACAGACCACTGGCGCAAGAATATTACTGAACTGAGTCAGGATTTTGAAGTTTGGGCGATCGATCTGCTAGGCTTTGGACGTTCAGCCAAGCCGGAGTGGGAGTATGGAGGAGACTTGTGGCGAGACCAAGTGTATGATTTCATCACTAACGTGATTCGTCAGCCAGTTGTGTTAGCAGGAAACTCTCTAGGTGGCTATTGCGGTCTTTGCGTGGCAGCCCAGCGTCCATCAGCCGCCGCTGGGTTAGTCTTGCTCAATAGTGCTGGCCCGTTTACCAATCTTAAAGTGCCGACTCAACCGAACCCGATCCAAAAAGTGATGGGTGAAGTCGTTCAGTCACTTTTTCGGCAACCCTGGGCTAGTTTCCTTTTGTTCCAGTACGCGCGACAACGTTCAATCATTCGGAATACGCTCCAGAAAGTTTATCTCGACCAGAGTGCGATCACCGATCGATTGGTGGAAGAAATCTATCGCCCCTCTTGCGATCCCGGTGCTGCTCAAGTGTTTGCTTCTGTCTTCAGAACGCCTCAAGGCGAAAAAGTTGATGTTTTATTGAAGCAGATGCGCTGTCCGCTGTTGCTGTTGTGGGGAGAAGCAGATCCCTGGATGAATGCAAGAGATAGAGCCGAGCAATTTCGTCAATACTATCCTCAACTGACAGAGCATTTTCTACAAGCAGGTCACTGTCCCCATGATGAGGTGCCAGAACAGGTAAATGCTCTGATGCGCTCGTGGGTATTAAGCAATTAA
- the clpS gene encoding ATP-dependent Clp protease adapter ClpS produces the protein MSVETVQKPSTVRKLAPRYRVLLHNDDFNPMEYVVQVLITTVPGITQPQAVSIMMEAHTNGLALVITCALEHAEFYSETLNNQGLTSTIEPDE, from the coding sequence GTGTCTGTCGAAACCGTACAAAAGCCTTCAACAGTCCGTAAACTCGCACCTCGTTATCGTGTGTTGCTCCATAATGATGACTTCAACCCAATGGAGTACGTGGTGCAGGTTTTGATAACGACGGTGCCTGGTATCACCCAACCTCAGGCTGTCAGCATCATGATGGAAGCTCATACCAATGGGCTTGCTCTCGTGATTACTTGCGCCTTGGAGCATGCGGAGTTCTATAGCGAAACTTTGAATAATCAAGGATTAACCAGCACCATAGAACCGGACGAATAG
- a CDS encoding type II CAAX endopeptidase family protein, translated as MNFVRLAQYPAPARLGCFVLSLLLLWLPVAAPIYLLLSKDPNLVTILTMGLLFAAFLLLVRWWGQKVYQQPQLLRRYGLQGTRQNAKELFSGLGVGILITFSLFGLEGLLGWLVWQPAAIPLPKLILDGLASALGIGFAEELVFRGWLLDELERDYRPRVSLLADAFIFALLHFLKPLREIFRTLPGFPGLLLLGLTLVWAKRGSKGRLGLSIGLHAGLVWGYYIINVGNLVQFSGQVSDWITGVDKNPLAGVIGLVFLSVLAFGMRKRSHSLRLPQ; from the coding sequence ATAAACTTTGTTCGTTTAGCCCAGTACCCGGCACCGGCGCGGCTGGGCTGTTTTGTGCTGAGTTTACTCTTGCTTTGGTTGCCCGTGGCTGCACCCATTTACTTACTCTTGAGTAAAGATCCCAACTTAGTCACCATCCTGACGATGGGACTGTTGTTTGCGGCGTTTCTTCTGCTTGTTCGGTGGTGGGGTCAGAAAGTCTATCAGCAACCCCAGTTACTGAGACGCTATGGTTTACAAGGAACGCGGCAAAATGCTAAAGAGCTTTTCTCTGGACTGGGTGTTGGCATATTAATTACTTTCAGTCTGTTTGGGCTGGAGGGGCTATTGGGTTGGCTGGTGTGGCAACCAGCCGCGATTCCATTACCTAAACTGATTTTAGACGGGTTGGCGAGCGCTCTGGGTATCGGTTTTGCAGAGGAATTGGTATTCCGAGGCTGGCTGCTAGATGAGTTGGAACGGGATTATCGCCCCCGCGTATCTCTTTTGGCCGATGCTTTTATCTTTGCGCTGCTACATTTTCTGAAGCCGCTGAGGGAGATTTTTCGGACTTTGCCAGGATTTCCAGGGTTGTTGCTGCTGGGATTAACCCTGGTTTGGGCAAAGCGCGGAAGCAAGGGGCGTTTGGGACTCTCGATCGGTCTGCACGCGGGTTTGGTTTGGGGATATTACATCATTAATGTGGGGAATCTGGTGCAATTTTCTGGTCAAGTTTCCGACTGGATTACCGGCGTTGACAAGAATCCCTTGGCGGGGGTAATCGGGTTGGTGTTTTTGAGCGTTTTGGCGTTTGGGATGCGGAAGCGATCGCATTCACTACGCTTGCCCCAATAA
- a CDS encoding pentapeptide repeat-containing protein has translation MPNEKSLQRLKDLILHVVEADTDNFLELAEIAGLNPVKDFAGANLSGVDLHGADLSGSILLGTLLLGANLIGADLAGAKLNKANLNMADLSGANLLSANLIRADAIKVCLMGANLIGANLNSANLLCARLNEAQMIGADLCRANLIDASLCSVNLSEANLSYAILRRADLSSGTLIGANLMGADLSGADLRRANLSDADLATVKVEKARFGENTGLSETMKRDLRRRGAIW, from the coding sequence GTGCCTAATGAGAAATCTCTCCAGCGACTGAAAGACTTGATCTTGCACGTTGTAGAGGCAGATACAGATAACTTCCTTGAATTAGCAGAAATTGCTGGATTAAATCCCGTTAAAGATTTCGCGGGTGCTAATCTCAGTGGTGTTGACCTACATGGTGCCGACTTAAGCGGTTCGATTTTGCTGGGTACGCTGCTGCTGGGTGCCAACCTGATTGGTGCCGATCTCGCGGGTGCCAAGCTAAATAAAGCCAACTTGAATATGGCTGATTTGAGTGGTGCCAATTTGCTCAGTGCCAATCTCATCAGAGCTGACGCCATCAAAGTTTGTTTGATGGGGGCAAACTTGATTGGTGCTAACCTCAACAGTGCCAACTTGCTATGTGCCCGACTGAATGAGGCTCAAATGATTGGAGCCGACCTTTGTCGTGCCAACTTGATTGATGCTTCCTTGTGTAGTGTCAACCTGAGTGAGGCGAACTTGAGTTATGCTATCCTGCGTCGTGCTGACCTGAGTAGTGGCACGTTGATAGGTGCAAACTTAATGGGTGCCGACCTAAGCGGCGCTGACCTGCGTCGTGCCAATTTGAGCGATGCGGATTTAGCCACTGTAAAAGTGGAGAAGGCTCGATTTGGAGAGAATACAGGACTTTCAGAAACCATGAAGCGTGACTTGAGGCGGCGAGGAGCAATCTGGTAA
- the carB gene encoding carbamoyl-phosphate synthase large subunit has protein sequence MPRRQDIHKILLLGSGPIVIGQACEFDYSGTQACKALREEGYEVVLVNSNPASIMTDPETADRTYIEPLTPEIVEKVIAKERPDALLPTMGGQTALNLAVTLAKNGVLEKYGVELIGAKLPAIEKAEDRLLFKEAMAKIGVSVCPSGIASTLDEAKAIASQIGSYPLIIRPAYTLGGTGGGISYNQEEFEEMAQGGLDASPVSQILIEQSLLGWKEYELEVMRDLADNVVIICSIENLDPMGIHTGDSITVAPAQTLTDKEYQRLRDASIKIIREIGVETGGSNIQFAVNPLTGDLIVIEMNPRVSRSSALASKATGFPIAKIAAKLAVGYTLDEIPNDITKKTPASFEPTIDYVVTKIPRFAFEKFPGSQAILTTQMKSVGEVMAMGRTFCESFQKALRGLETGRAGWGCDKSEKLPSLEQIRSGLRTPNPERIFTVRHAMLMGMTVEEVYELTGIDPWFLDKMQQLLETEKFLKRSKLKDLTKEKLWDIKREGFSDRQIAYATKTTEDEVRDYRKNLGVVPVYKTVDTCAAEFEALTPYYYSSYEEESEVLPSDNRKVMILGGGPNRIGQGIEFDYCCCHAAYSLSKQGFETIMVNSNPETVSTDYDTSDRLYFEPLTKEDVLNIIEAEKPEGIIVQFGGQTPLKLALPLQEYLQSHPEITAKIWGTSPDSIDTAEDRERFEKILRELNIKQPANGIARSFEDALAVAQRIGYPVVVRPSYVLGGRAMEIVYSDEDLQRYMLYAVLVEPDHPILIDKFLENAIEVDVDAIADHTGTVVIGGIMEHIEQAGIHSGDSACSLPYTSLSEAVLDTIRTWTFDLAKTLKVIGLMNIQFAVQGEQVYILEANPRASRTIPYVSKATGVPLAALASRIMAGATLESLDLTEEVVPRHVAVKEAVLPFEKFPGADTLLGPEMRSTGEVMGIDVDFGRAFAKAALAAGQRLPLSGTVFVSMNDRDKAAAVPVVRDLIELGFHIVATIGTRKVLREHGLEVDVVLKLHEGRPHVLDAIKNNKIQLIITTPSGEEAQADGRLIRRSALTYKIPMITTIAGAKATAAAIRALQSAPLEVKALQDYIGIPNYSDAKLSPIQV, from the coding sequence ATGCCCCGCCGCCAGGACATCCACAAAATTCTGTTACTAGGCTCTGGTCCAATTGTGATTGGACAAGCCTGCGAGTTTGACTATTCAGGCACTCAAGCCTGTAAGGCGCTCCGGGAGGAAGGATATGAAGTCGTGCTGGTGAACTCGAATCCAGCCAGCATTATGACCGACCCGGAAACGGCTGACCGCACTTATATTGAACCGTTGACACCAGAAATCGTAGAAAAGGTAATCGCCAAAGAACGACCTGACGCTCTGCTGCCCACGATGGGAGGTCAGACTGCTCTAAATCTAGCCGTCACCCTTGCAAAAAATGGAGTATTGGAAAAGTACGGAGTCGAATTAATCGGAGCCAAGCTACCGGCGATTGAGAAAGCCGAAGACCGGCTGCTGTTTAAAGAAGCAATGGCGAAAATCGGGGTGAGTGTTTGCCCATCGGGGATTGCTAGCACGCTCGACGAAGCGAAAGCGATCGCATCCCAAATTGGCAGCTATCCCTTGATTATCCGCCCTGCTTATACCCTAGGCGGCACCGGCGGCGGTATTTCCTACAACCAGGAAGAATTTGAAGAAATGGCTCAGGGCGGTCTGGACGCCAGCCCGGTGTCGCAAATTCTCATCGAACAGTCGCTGTTGGGTTGGAAAGAGTACGAACTAGAAGTCATGCGCGATTTGGCAGATAACGTCGTGATTATCTGCTCGATTGAGAACCTTGACCCGATGGGCATCCACACTGGGGACTCGATTACCGTAGCACCCGCGCAAACCCTCACCGATAAGGAATACCAGCGGTTGCGGGATGCGTCGATTAAAATTATCCGCGAGATTGGGGTAGAAACCGGCGGCTCGAATATTCAGTTTGCAGTTAATCCTCTGACTGGCGACCTGATTGTCATTGAGATGAACCCCCGCGTTTCTCGCAGTTCTGCCCTGGCTTCTAAAGCGACCGGGTTCCCAATTGCGAAGATAGCGGCAAAGTTGGCGGTAGGCTATACCCTCGACGAAATTCCCAACGATATCACCAAGAAAACCCCGGCGTCCTTTGAGCCAACCATTGACTATGTGGTGACGAAAATACCCCGATTTGCCTTTGAGAAATTTCCGGGTTCTCAGGCAATCCTGACGACGCAGATGAAGTCGGTGGGAGAAGTGATGGCGATGGGACGGACGTTCTGCGAGTCGTTCCAGAAAGCATTAAGAGGCTTGGAAACGGGTCGCGCGGGTTGGGGATGCGACAAGAGCGAGAAATTGCCGAGTTTAGAGCAAATTCGTTCGGGACTGCGGACGCCTAATCCAGAGAGAATCTTCACCGTTCGTCATGCCATGTTGATGGGGATGACGGTAGAAGAAGTCTATGAACTAACGGGAATCGATCCGTGGTTCCTAGATAAGATGCAACAACTGTTGGAAACCGAGAAGTTCTTGAAGCGAAGCAAGCTGAAAGACCTGACAAAAGAAAAGTTGTGGGACATCAAGCGGGAAGGTTTTAGCGATCGCCAGATCGCCTACGCGACTAAAACGACAGAAGATGAAGTCCGCGACTACCGTAAGAATTTGGGCGTCGTCCCCGTCTACAAAACCGTGGATACCTGTGCGGCGGAATTTGAGGCGTTGACTCCTTATTACTACTCAAGTTACGAGGAAGAATCGGAGGTATTGCCCTCAGATAACCGCAAGGTGATGATTCTAGGGGGTGGCCCGAACCGGATTGGACAGGGGATTGAGTTTGACTACTGTTGTTGTCATGCAGCTTATTCTCTCTCCAAGCAAGGGTTTGAGACGATTATGGTCAATTCAAACCCAGAAACCGTTTCCACTGATTATGATACGAGCGATCGCCTCTACTTTGAGCCACTGACAAAAGAAGATGTTCTCAACATCATCGAGGCGGAAAAGCCGGAAGGGATTATCGTGCAGTTTGGGGGGCAGACGCCGCTAAAATTGGCTTTGCCATTGCAGGAATATCTGCAATCCCACCCCGAAATCACCGCTAAAATTTGGGGAACTTCGCCAGATTCGATTGACACCGCTGAAGACCGAGAGCGATTTGAAAAAATCCTGCGGGAACTCAATATTAAGCAGCCAGCGAACGGAATTGCTCGGAGTTTTGAAGATGCCTTAGCGGTCGCACAGCGCATTGGCTACCCCGTCGTGGTACGTCCTTCCTATGTATTGGGAGGACGGGCGATGGAAATTGTCTACTCCGATGAGGACTTGCAGCGCTATATGCTCTATGCGGTGCTGGTAGAACCCGATCATCCGATCTTGATCGACAAGTTTTTGGAAAATGCGATTGAGGTGGATGTGGATGCGATCGCTGACCACACTGGCACAGTAGTGATTGGCGGCATCATGGAGCATATCGAACAAGCGGGCATTCACTCTGGGGATTCTGCCTGTTCCTTGCCCTATACTTCCCTATCGGAAGCAGTTTTGGATACCATCCGTACCTGGACGTTCGATCTCGCCAAGACTCTCAAGGTGATTGGTTTGATGAATATCCAGTTTGCCGTTCAGGGGGAACAAGTTTACATTCTCGAAGCCAACCCCAGAGCCTCGCGCACCATTCCTTATGTCTCCAAAGCGACAGGAGTGCCTCTAGCCGCTCTAGCGTCCCGGATTATGGCAGGTGCCACGCTGGAATCCCTCGACTTGACAGAGGAGGTAGTGCCGCGTCATGTTGCTGTCAAGGAAGCCGTGTTGCCTTTTGAAAAATTCCCCGGTGCTGACACTCTTCTGGGGCCAGAAATGCGCTCGACCGGAGAAGTGATGGGGATTGACGTGGATTTCGGAAGAGCGTTTGCTAAGGCAGCGTTAGCAGCGGGACAGCGGTTGCCCTTATCTGGCACAGTGTTTGTCTCAATGAACGACCGGGACAAGGCGGCGGCGGTGCCAGTGGTCAGAGATTTGATTGAATTGGGCTTTCATATTGTCGCCACCATCGGCACGCGCAAAGTGCTGCGGGAACATGGGCTAGAGGTGGATGTGGTGCTGAAACTGCATGAGGGGCGTCCTCACGTTCTAGATGCAATCAAAAATAACAAGATTCAGCTGATTATCACCACACCGTCTGGGGAAGAAGCGCAGGCAGATGGACGCTTGATTCGTCGCAGCGCCCTCACTTACAAAATCCCCATGATCACGACGATTGCAGGTGCCAAAGCCACTGCGGCAGCGATTCGCGCCTTGCAGTCAGCTCCTTTGGAGGTGAAAGCCCTACAAGACTATATTGGCATCCCCAACTATAGTGATGCCAAGTTGAGTCCAATCCAGGTTTAA
- a CDS encoding Dps family protein, giving the protein MSETQSVLRSFGQVYDNPVLLDRSITTPVCEGFNIALASFQALYLQYQKHHFVVEGSEFYMLHEFFSESYEQVQGHVHDIGERLDGLGGVPVAGFAKLAELCCFTPEDEGVFSCRQMVEHDLAAEQAMIQLIRRQAGQAESLGDRATRYLYETILLKTEERAYHLAHFLAKDSLTLGFVQTTNN; this is encoded by the coding sequence ATGTCCGAAACTCAGAGTGTATTGCGCTCCTTCGGTCAGGTTTATGACAATCCGGTGTTGCTGGATCGCAGTATCACCACCCCGGTTTGTGAAGGCTTCAACATTGCTCTAGCGAGTTTTCAGGCGCTGTACTTGCAATATCAAAAGCATCACTTTGTGGTCGAAGGTTCAGAATTTTATATGCTGCACGAGTTCTTCAGCGAAAGCTACGAACAGGTGCAGGGACACGTTCATGATATTGGCGAACGGTTGGATGGACTCGGTGGCGTTCCTGTGGCTGGCTTTGCCAAGTTAGCAGAACTGTGCTGCTTCACGCCAGAAGATGAAGGAGTATTTTCTTGCCGCCAGATGGTGGAACACGACTTAGCTGCCGAGCAAGCCATGATTCAGCTCATCCGCCGTCAGGCAGGACAAGCAGAAAGTTTGGGCGATCGCGCAACCCGTTATCTGTACGAAACAATCTTGCTGAAAACCGAAGAGCGAGCTTATCATCTGGCTCACTTCCTCGCTAAAGACAGCTTGACCTTGGGTTTTGTCCAGACTACGAATAATTAG